In the Campylobacter sp. RM6914 genome, one interval contains:
- a CDS encoding DUF362 domain-containing protein: MAVKITDICISCGSCIDECPVNAIVDDSDNPTGEDTYYVYADKCVECVGYNDEPACASACPTDGCIVWDAPYAGQPSRSEIGADLRDGHSPVIA; the protein is encoded by the coding sequence ATGGCAGTAAAAATTACAGATATTTGCATAAGTTGTGGCTCATGTATAGACGAATGCCCAGTAAATGCGATCGTAGATGACTCAGATAACCCAACAGGAGAGGATACATACTACGTATACGCCGATAAATGCGTTGAATGTGTAGGATACAATGATGAACCAGCCTGTGCTTCAGCCTGTCCAACAGACGGCTGCATAGTTTGGGATGCTCCTTATGCTGGTCAACCATCTCGTAGTGAGATCGGCGCAGATCTTAGAGATGGTCATAGCCCGGTTATAGCATAA
- the ndk gene encoding nucleoside-diphosphate kinase, producing the protein MQRTLSIIKPDAVKKNVIGKIVDRFESNGLRIAAMKKIRLSKCDAKAFYAVHSERPFFNDLVDFMVSGPVVVMVLEGENAVAKNRELMGATNPKEAAAGTIRADFADSIDANAVHGSDSLENAVNEINFFFAAREIC; encoded by the coding sequence ATGCAAAGAACACTTTCTATAATCAAACCAGACGCAGTCAAAAAAAATGTTATAGGCAAGATCGTCGATAGATTTGAAAGCAACGGACTAAGAATCGCGGCAATGAAAAAAATCAGACTAAGCAAATGCGATGCAAAAGCATTTTACGCAGTTCACAGTGAAAGACCATTCTTTAACGATTTAGTTGATTTTATGGTTAGCGGACCTGTTGTTGTTATGGTTCTTGAAGGTGAAAATGCAGTAGCTAAAAACCGCGAACTAATGGGTGCTACAAACCCTAAAGAAGCAGCAGCCGGAACCATCAGAGCAGACTTTGCAGATAGCATAGATGCAAATGCCGTTCATGGAAGCGATAGCCTTGAGAACGCTGTAAATGAGATAAATTTCTTCTTTGCTGCAAGAGAAATTTGCTAA
- a CDS encoding DUF177 domain-containing protein encodes MKIAFAKVANQNVDFEIKSEELNFKGHLKRIDHKNVKCLGNISGSTAHNCDRCGADISLDINENVDLIVSDGVYTDPENELSDAIEFFDHQIDLEEILKSEIEAFKSDYFYCKDCKNL; translated from the coding sequence TTGAAGATAGCATTTGCAAAAGTTGCAAATCAAAATGTAGACTTTGAAATCAAAAGTGAAGAGCTAAATTTCAAAGGACATTTAAAAAGAATAGATCACAAAAACGTAAAATGTTTAGGAAATATCAGTGGAAGCACAGCGCATAACTGCGATAGATGCGGAGCTGACATCTCGTTAGACATAAATGAAAACGTAGATCTTATCGTTAGCGATGGAGTATACACCGACCCCGAAAACGAATTAAGCGATGCGATAGAGTTTTTTGATCATCAGATTGATTTAGAAGAAATTTTAAAAAGCGAAATAGAAGCATTTAAGAGCGACTATTTTTATTGTAAAGATTGTAAAAATTTATAA
- the rpmF gene encoding 50S ribosomal protein L32: MAVPKRRVSHTRAAKRRTHYKVTLPIPVKDKDGSWKMPHRINKTTGEY; this comes from the coding sequence ATGGCAGTACCAAAGCGAAGAGTTAGCCACACACGTGCAGCAAAACGCAGAACACACTACAAAGTGACACTTCCAATACCTGTTAAAGATAAAGACGGTTCATGGAAAATGCCACACCGTATAAACAAAACAACAGGTGAATACTAA
- the plsX gene encoding phosphate acyltransferase PlsX has protein sequence MIRIAIDAMGGDFGPEPIVAGVVEALKDTNFSAVLVGDSNAIKPLIPTHLLKNITFVKANEVVSMSDGATDALKRKDSTIYKSIELLRNKEVDAVVSAGHSGATMSLATLRVGRLKNVARPAIATLMPNSKDTTTLVLDVGANVDCKSEHLFQFAVMGEVYSKQILNRETPRVGLLSNGEEASKGNEVSKEAFSLISRLDSFVGNVEGNQVFDGSVDVVVCDGFIGNILLKTSEGVADAIGKIIKKQITKSPLAIAGSVLMKKVFKKLKKQVSYDEYGGAPLIGVNGCVIISHGKSNAKAIKNAVFQAINFANSDINKTIEEELSNFVR, from the coding sequence ATGATACGCATTGCTATTGATGCCATGGGCGGGGATTTCGGCCCCGAACCTATAGTTGCAGGTGTAGTCGAGGCTTTAAAAGACACAAATTTCTCTGCCGTGCTTGTAGGAGATAGCAATGCCATAAAACCTCTTATCCCAACTCATTTATTAAAAAACATAACATTTGTCAAAGCAAACGAAGTCGTTTCTATGTCAGACGGTGCGACTGATGCCTTAAAACGTAAAGATAGCACGATATACAAGTCGATAGAACTGCTTAGAAACAAAGAAGTAGACGCTGTTGTATCAGCCGGCCACAGTGGTGCAACTATGAGCCTAGCTACTTTGCGTGTCGGCAGACTTAAAAATGTCGCGAGACCGGCAATAGCAACTCTCATGCCAAACTCAAAAGACACTACCACTTTAGTGCTTGATGTCGGGGCAAATGTTGATTGTAAAAGCGAACACCTTTTTCAATTTGCCGTTATGGGGGAAGTTTACTCAAAGCAAATTTTAAACAGAGAAACTCCACGCGTAGGACTTTTGTCTAATGGCGAAGAAGCAAGTAAGGGAAATGAGGTAAGTAAAGAAGCTTTTAGCCTTATCTCCAGACTTGACAGCTTTGTAGGCAATGTCGAGGGTAACCAAGTTTTTGACGGAAGCGTCGATGTGGTGGTTTGTGATGGTTTTATAGGAAATATTTTGTTAAAAACCAGCGAAGGTGTCGCGGATGCGATCGGAAAAATCATAAAAAAACAGATCACTAAATCACCTTTGGCGATTGCAGGCTCTGTGCTAATGAAAAAAGTCTTTAAAAAGCTTAAAAAACAAGTTAGCTATGATGAATACGGCGGTGCGCCACTTATAGGCGTAAACGGCTGTGTTATAATTAGTCATGGAAAAAGCAACGCGAAAGCTATCAAAAACGCTGTTTTCCAAGCTATAAATTTTGCAAATTCAGACATTAATAAAACAATAGAAGAAGAACTCTCAAATTTCGTAAGGTAA
- a CDS encoding beta-ketoacyl-ACP synthase III, which translates to MPKASLISIAAYTPSRVLSNFDLEKMVETSDEWIVKRTGIKERRIAKDEITSDIGTKAGELAIKRSGLKKEQIDAIICATISPDHLCMPSTACKIAANLSLPHGITAFDISAACTGFIYLLEIAKSLVESGAKKNVLIIGAEKLSSVVDYTDRSTCILFGDGAGAAVVSASDENEILNVHTASDGTQGELLITPGCGSAFPASKETLDKKLNFIHMAGNEVFKIAVQTLTKSVLDILEKNNLTSDQIDFFIPHQANIRIIEAVKQRLNFTDEQCVLTVAKYGNTSSASIPMAINDAYEDGRIKNGSMLLLDAFGGGFTWGSAILKFGGKNYCDLNA; encoded by the coding sequence ATGCCAAAAGCCTCTTTAATATCAATCGCAGCCTATACTCCAAGTCGCGTTCTATCAAATTTTGATTTAGAAAAAATGGTTGAAACAAGTGACGAATGGATAGTAAAGCGCACGGGCATTAAAGAAAGGCGTATAGCAAAAGATGAGATCACAAGCGATATTGGCACAAAGGCAGGCGAGTTAGCCATTAAGCGTTCTGGGCTTAAAAAAGAACAGATCGACGCTATAATTTGCGCCACCATAAGCCCCGATCATCTTTGTATGCCTTCAACAGCATGTAAGATAGCAGCAAATTTGTCTCTTCCCCACGGAATAACCGCTTTTGACATAAGTGCCGCTTGCACGGGTTTTATATATCTACTTGAGATAGCAAAGTCCCTTGTAGAAAGCGGTGCTAAAAAAAATGTCTTAATCATCGGCGCAGAGAAGTTAAGCTCCGTGGTTGATTATACAGATAGAAGCACTTGCATACTTTTTGGAGACGGAGCCGGTGCGGCTGTTGTTAGCGCAAGCGATGAAAATGAAATTTTAAATGTTCACACAGCAAGCGACGGAACTCAAGGAGAGCTTTTAATCACCCCAGGATGTGGAAGCGCTTTTCCTGCAAGTAAAGAAACTCTTGATAAAAAACTAAATTTCATACATATGGCAGGTAATGAAGTTTTTAAAATAGCTGTTCAAACTCTTACAAAAAGCGTTCTTGACATACTAGAAAAAAACAACCTAACTAGCGATCAAATAGACTTTTTTATACCTCATCAAGCAAATATCCGCATAATCGAAGCGGTAAAACAACGCCTAAATTTTACAGATGAACAGTGCGTTTTAACTGTCGCAAAATACGGCAATACAAGCTCGGCTTCTATTCCGATGGCGATAAACGACGCATATGAAGACGGTCGTATCAAAAACGGCTCTATGTTACTGCTTGACGCATTTGGTGGCGGGTTCACATGGGGTTCTGCAATACTAAAATTCGGTGGCAAAAACTACTGCGATCTTAACGCTTAA
- a CDS encoding methyl-accepting chemotaxis protein — MVIEIKGLSSENLSTSQELSSSAISTGSRVENGALLLNSTTKDAMLIQQNLKESVKDGENGKTELFKSNSYISEANNSILRLNEEVQKSVEVETEFANKLSRLVTDTENIKQVLTVIEEIAEQTNLLALNAAIEAARAGEHGRGFAVVADEVRKLAEKTQKSLNEINVTLKIIVQSTTQSSEAMNENAKNIQNIANLSANVEEKITQMANSMQYAIGVTDNFICNYAEVAKQINLMIENITKTNALSGENARAVEEIGTAAKHLQDMGAMLDGKVSQFKV; from the coding sequence ATGGTAATTGAGATAAAAGGACTCTCAAGCGAGAATTTATCTACCTCACAAGAGCTTTCAAGTAGCGCGATAAGCACGGGAAGCCGTGTAGAAAACGGTGCACTCTTACTAAACAGCACAACCAAAGATGCGATGTTAATACAGCAAAATTTAAAAGAGTCTGTAAAAGATGGTGAAAACGGCAAGACCGAGCTTTTTAAATCAAATTCATATATAAGCGAAGCAAACAACTCTATCCTACGACTAAACGAGGAAGTGCAAAAGAGTGTCGAGGTGGAGACCGAATTTGCCAATAAACTTTCAAGACTTGTTACGGATACCGAAAATATCAAGCAAGTGCTAACGGTTATCGAAGAGATAGCTGAGCAGACAAATTTGCTTGCCTTAAACGCTGCTATAGAAGCCGCACGTGCCGGTGAACATGGACGTGGTTTTGCCGTAGTTGCCGATGAGGTTAGGAAGCTTGCCGAAAAGACGCAAAAGTCATTAAATGAGATAAATGTAACACTAAAAATCATAGTGCAATCAACCACTCAATCAAGTGAAGCAATGAACGAAAATGCGAAAAATATTCAAAATATAGCAAATTTATCTGCAAATGTAGAGGAGAAGATAACTCAAATGGCAAATTCTATGCAATACGCCATAGGAGTTACCGATAATTTTATATGTAATTACGCTGAGGTCGCTAAGCAGATAAATTTAATGATAGAAAATATCACAAAAACAAATGCCCTTTCAGGCGAAAACGCAAGAGCCGTAGAGGAAATAGGTACCGCGGCAAAACATTTGCAAGATATGGGCGCAATGCTTGACGGCAAGGTTTCACAGTTTAAGGTTTAA